The genomic segment agatatatataaaaaagaaaacaagagttGAAAGCATGTACAAAACAGCTTTTGCAAatgaataattcaaataatcagcAAAACCAAATGAGCAGaagggaaaaaataaaaaaagaaagagcAGCACACCTGTGGGTTGTTCCTGAGAAAATCAAGTGATCCATGACCAGCATCAGCAGGACCAGAAATGGTCCCCTGGAAATGTTTTTGACAGTTGTCATCAAGCATGACAAAACAAGTAAATTTATTGATATAAGCACCCATGTTAATGACAAACCTGGGGAAATAAATTCAATGGAGATGAGTTTGGTGCTCCAGACACAGGTGCAGCTTGAGCGGCAGCAGTTGCAGCCACAGAATTCATGGCTGATTGAGACGATGGCACTGGAACTTCAGTGCTTTCAGGTATTCCCTGATGGGACGTGAAACATTAGTGTTCTTTGCTAGCAATTAATGAGAAAGCATGGAACTAGAAAAGGAGTAACAGCTTACAGAATACAAGTAATCCACTGCCCTTTCTGGATTATAATACGCAGCTCGAAGTGCACGCATAACAGTCTCTTTGTCCCAACAACCACCGCCCATATCCATTATTTGTTGAACAGTATGCTCAAGATTATTACCGGTAATTAAACTGGAAGCATTTTGAGTGTAAGTACCAGTAGGATCCCTGTAACAACAATACTATAATGGTTATCAACCCACTCAAGAAACTATACAAGAACCTTGAACCATAAGTTGCAGGTGATAGAGTAGTTTATTCAGCATACTCTAAATCACAAATTAAAGACATCATACTTTGCTGTTGGGGAAACATAAGATAATCCTGCAACCGTAGGGGGCCTAAAGGTCAAAAAGTGCACCATTCAGTTGGATACAACAAACGCCAACATAAATACAACTGAAGATATTTATACAACTCACTGCGTTGGTGGTGGAGCTTCAGTAGCAGAAGTAGGATTAGAAGCTGGTGCAGCTGCAAGAGCTGGCTGCTCCAAAAACTAGGTCTGAGGAATGAAAGGGAATTAAACAAACAAAGTGCACAGATGAAAACATACCTGAGCAGAAGTCGACCCACTCGAGCCCAAAGTTTTTCCCTGCAACAAACAGGAAACAATGTGAATCGCTTCAACAAGGACTTTTGAGTCAACTGTTTGGTTCACTGGTCAATAGTTGTAAAAAAACACTATATATAATGGTATGGGTCAAAGGGGTCACCTTGCTTAGCATGACCACAAGGAAACCATCTTCAGAAATCTTGTTGTCAGCCAAGGTACTTTCGTCTTTCAATACTTTGCCATTATGGATCAACAATTGTTGACCAAATGGATAATTATCTTTGCCTTGTACATCTTCTATGCTTTTCTTAACTGCCATAATCTAGAAACAAAaatccaaatctcaatcaatcaaacAAGAATCAAATGATGCAGGATAAAGTACAAGAACACGTTGTCTTCTCACAGAATTTCCAAAAAACCTGTAACTAAAGCAAACACTACTTGAGTAAATTGATACAAAGGACACATACTCTAACATACATAAATACATGTAACACTAAATTACCATATCATTCACAATACACAATATAATTTGATATCCTATCGTAATTGAGACGTGACATTTCACACCCCCTTTAGCCACTGATACATTCTacataaacattttattttcatGTGCCTATTTGCTGAAAAATAGGGTATAATGTTCGACATTCATGAAGGTTTCGGCACATAACAAATGGATATCATaggaatgaaaaaaaaatgatatagcATTCCAGTTGTGTGTTTCTGATGAAAACTCCAAGTTGCGTCACATTAAATATTCAACAAGATGATAACTTCCGTTCAAACACAACAGTTTAATAAGCAAAAatcagaaaaaataaaatacaaaccAAAATTTCTGAAACATTCACAGAGAATTCTAAAACTTGTACCTACATTACTGTAATTaaaagaatgcgccatttgatCCAGATACATCTGAATTCTGAAAACTGtttagaaaaagaaagaaacaacTAAACAATAGTTATTAGTCCAAGAAGGGCTGCTTAAGCCTAAGGCACGGCAAGGTTCGGTCATTGCATCTACACCCAAGCCACAAAAACCCTTCAAAAAAGCTTGCACTTGGCCGTAAAGCACAAACCTTGGTGCACTTCAGGCACACCTTAAAGGTGGGGCTGCTAAATCCGAGCTTATCGGATTGGATTCTACAccataaattttcttaaaacaaGTATCGTTGTAAGTCGAGTGCTTCGCCTAGTGGCTTGCGCGCCGACTCTACAGATGCTTCAAGGTTATACGAAGCTTTTGCGATGAAGTGCAAATTGAGCAACTAAAAACGTATGAACTAAAAACAACGCACGCTAATTAACCCAAATACTCACATCAGATGCATACTGAAACCATAATTTCCCCCAAAAAATTGAAACTTGTGCATTCCATTGTTGAAAACAAATAAGAAATTTGCATCCTTCAAatccaagaaaaagaaaagtACCGTCTCGTTTGGCTGGACGCTAATTTGGAAATGGCTGCCTTTCAGAGTTTTCACGGTGAGCTTCATGGTACCTAATTTTATCGAATTCAATCAACTTACCAAAATTTAAACAAGTGGAAGAAAAAATCCAAACCCTAGAGGAGAGAACGGATCCAGAGAAGAAGAGATATATgtagaaaaataagaaaagtgtACAGAAGAAATCTTGAAAGGCTTGTTTGGGGGTTTAGAATTTCAAATCCTCGCTTGTAAGTATTCTAATAAAATATTAGCAAGTAGTCTAATaaatattggaaaataatatttaaaatgtgtgtattgaatatttgaatgttgaaaataagagttgtaaatattgaaaattagtgtgtgatgatgtaggtaatgatgtattttatttttggattatttgtaaagatttcctataaatagatctctcatttgtgaagaaaatcataattgagtagagagaaaaatattataaagtgtgtagtttggtaaattttgagagtttgagatttttactttttaccataaatttttactttttcacaacacgttatcagcacgaagctctaaaagtcctacatacttttccaagctccaaacagaagaaaaaggtaacaaaaataattatatttattttactgttatttatttattgtgtatttatttaatatacaatataatgttattattagaaataataaaaataaatttttcataaacttgttataaatcctgggaggatgttaagacgacatcccacactcccggtaagggatacgacaagtataaaagcctataagattttaaacaaaataaattatgacactcattataatattatgatatgatatacataattatttaaacatgtctaatattatatatatcatattattaccataaaattatacaaatacatacctttattttttttgtaccccaacggtcataaatggtaaaaaacggctagtttttgccctataaatatgatctcacaaacacattccatcactccaactttatcttcttctctaaaaactattcatcatcaaatttttcgaagaaaaaagaagatggctttctcaaggatatttttaattattttggttgtcatactcacgagtcttgtatttatcggagaatatcctcctcgtgcgttttctttatttttacaaatacttgtacttgttgtttatccgttactttgtattgcaataattattaactaataaaatgcatcgtaattttttttagtaccaccatgtcaaatttaacaaagctcgaatttgttgcgctcgacatcacgggaaagaattatatgccatggactctagatgtagaaatgcatcttgagtcattgggtctaagcgagaccattaaagaaaatggcatatgcacgtcacaagaaaaggcaagagccatgatatttttgcgtcgacatctcgacgatggattgaaatgtgaatatctgactgaaaaaaatcccatggctttgtggaagggattaaaagaaagattcgaacatataagagaagttatacttccgaccgcccgggatgaatggaatacattgagattccaagactttaaaaaagtcagtgattagaattcggcgatgtatagaataatctcgcaattaaaattttgtggacatgaggtcacagaatctgagatgcttgaaaaaacattttccacgtttcatgcatcaaatattactctacagcaacaatatagagtacgtgaattcgcgagatattctgaacccatcgcctgtcttcttgtggcggaaaaaaacaacgatctattaatgagaaatcatcagtcccgacccactggatcaacagcatttccagaagtaaatgctgtaagtaaaaatgaatttaaacctggaaaccaaaatcaaattcaaagacaaggttttggtcgaggtcgaggtcgtggacgtggacgtggacgtggacgtggacgtggaattggccgtggtcgtggtcaaggccgtggttttgaaaataatcgagatagttatttttataactcatctcaaaagaacgtcccaaaccatccacagaaaaggcatcatgagaatacaagtgttaatgagaagcactcaaaaagatatttgaaagttcttgttacagatgtggtactccaggacattggtccaaagtttgtcgagcccctgagcacctttgtaaactttataaagaatcattaaaggggaaagaaaagaagaccaacttcactgaacgcagtgaccgtttgagtgattcaactcattttgatgctggtgattttatgaatgatttctctggaaatgatcaatatgttggtgggatagaaatgaacaatattgatgctgcagattttctcaacgatttctctgaaaatgaacaatataatggtagaatataaatgtacaataatctatttttcatgtattcatagaataatgttttattgtataattatgatttgtgttatatttaaatatatattgcaagtaatttatttcattgcatatttttttgaagttcaaatatggaaaatgctatgagcaaagctgaagtttgcatacccgatagtggtacaacgcacactatcctccgagataaaagatatttcttggaactaaaaccaacaaaaacaacggtgaatacaatatcaggtcatgtagacttgattaaaggatgtggtaaagcacaatttttgttacctaatggtacaaaattttttatcaatgatgctttatattcaccacaatcgaaaagaaatttgttgagttttaatgatatatattcccatgggtatgatactcaaacaatgaatgaagggaatgagaaatatttgtgtcttatcacatataaatcaggaaagaaatatgtgattgaaaaactaccaatgctccatactggattgcattatacacatataagtcccattgaatcaaacatggtagttgataattcttcgatattaaccaattggcatgatcgattgggacatcctggttcaacaatgatgcgaagaattatagaaaatacacatggtcatccactgaaagaccagaagatctttcagaataataagtttcaatgtaaagcatgttctcttggaaaacttattataagaccatcaccagtcaaaatccaaactgaatcaccaatgtttcttgaacgtattcagggtgatatttgtggaccaatccatccaccatgtggaccattcagatactttatggtattgattgatgcctccagcagatggtcacatgtatgtttattatcaactcgaaatgttgcatttgcaagattacttgctcaaataataaaattgaggaatcaatttcccgattatacaatcaagaaaattagacttgataatgctggtgaatttacttcccaaactttcaatgattattgtatgtctatgggaatcattgttgagcatcctgttgctcatgtacatacacagaatggattggctgaatcattgattaaacgtctgcaaatgattgctagaccaatgattatgaaaacaaagctccctatttctatatggggacatgcaattttacacgctgcttcattaattcgcatcagaccaagtgcatatcataaatactccccattgcagcttgcatttggtaaagaaccagacatttctcatctgagaatttttggatgtatggtgtatgtgcctattgcaccaccgcaacgaaagaaaatgggacctcaaagaaaggttggaatttatatcggttatgatagtccatcaatcattcgatatcttgaacctcagacaggcgacgtgttcacagcacgttttgctgattgtcattttaatgaggaaatcttcccaatgttagggggagaacagaaacataccgaaaaggaaattacatggtatgtatcatcattgttacatctggatccaagaacaaaacaatgtgaaaaagatgtacaacaaattgtacacttgcaaagaatagcaaatcaaataccagatgcatttgcagacacaaaaggggtaactaaatcatatatacatgctgcaaatgcccctgctcgaattgaaattccaaagaaacaaatggaagatactcatgatgtcattaaacgcctgaagcgtggaaggccagtcggttccaaggataaaaatcctcgaaaaagaaaattcatagagaaacacgatgatcacaaaataaagaatgacgtttctgaagaaacacatgatgatcacaaaatagagaatggtgttcctgaagaaacacatgatgatgaaaatgttctgtcagaaccacaaactgacgagaatcatgaaatctctatcaattatattaatactggaaaaatatggaaccgaaaagatatagatgaaattgataatatattttcttataatgtggcaatcgacatcataaatgataacgaagatcatgaaccaaaatcttttggtgaatgtaaaaatcggcaggattggataaaatggaaagatgtcatccaggttgaattaaattcgctaaataaacgtaatgttttggacctatagtccttacacctgaaggtgtaaaacctgttggatacaaatgggtttttattcgaaagcgaaatgagaaaaatgaaatagtaagatataaagctcgacttgttgcacaaggtttttctcaaaagcctgaaattgattatgaagaaacgtattctcctgtgatggatgcaattacgtttcggtatttgattagcttggcggtatctgaaaatttagaaatgcgtcttatggatgttgttacagcttacttatatggatcacttgatagtaatatatatatgaaaatccctgaaggatttaagatgcctgaagcacaaagttcaaaacccagggaatgttattctgtgaaattacaaagatcattatatgtgttaaagcaatcaggtcgaatgtggtataatcgactaagtgatcacttgatgaaaaagagatatgtaaataattcaatatgcccttgtgttttcattaagaaaacaacatccggatgcgtaattattgctgtatatgttgatgatttaaacatcattggaacgaataaagaaattcaagaagttgtgtcatacttgaaggaagaatttgaaatgaaggatcttggaaaaaccaagtattgtctgggtttacaaattgaacaaaaagaatgtggaatgtttgttcaccagacaaattatacagaaaagatccttaaacgttttaatatggataaagcaaatcctttaagtaatccaatggttgttagatcattaaacatagaaaaggatccattccgtccatgtgaagatgattaagatattcttggtccagaagtaccatatctaagtgccattggtgcccttatgtaccttacaaattgtacaagacctgatatatcttttgccgtgaatatgttggcaagatttagcacatatccaacaaagagacactggaacggaattaaacatatattccgttatctacgaggaacgacagacttgagacttttgtattcaaaagatgctaatccaagtataattggttatgctgatactggatacttatctgatccacacaaggcacgttcccaaactggatatgtatttactcgtggaggcactgcaatatcttggcgttctcagaaacaaacgctcgtaacaacttcatcaaatcatgccgagattattgcaatacatgaagcaagtcgtgaatgtgtgtggttaaaataaatgacccaacatatccaaatttcatgcggattatcatctgatgagaagtctgtgatactatatgaagataatgctgcatgtgttgctcaaatgaaagaaagatacataaaaagcgacagaactaaacatattcctcctaagttcttcgcattcaccaaggagcttgagaagaatagatgtattgatgttcgtcacattcaatcaagtgaaaactcatcagatctcttcacaaaggcacttcctacgtcaatattcagaaagcacatatataatattgggatgcgcaatctacgaaatttgtgaaaaattgttcatgtcaacatcagggagagtttacatgactgcactctttttcccttactatggtttttatcccaatgggtttttccaagtaaggtttttaacgaggcagtacaaaaacacgtaatgaagacatcatcgtatcatgatcatcatcacaagggggagtattggaaaataatatttaaaatgtgtgtattgaatatttgaatgttgaatatttgaatgttgaaaataagagttgtaaatattgaaaattagtgtgtgatgatgtaggtaatgatgtattttatttttggattatttgtaaagatttcctataaatagatctctcatttgtgaagaaaatcacaattgagtagagagaaaaatattataaagtgtgtagtttggtaaattttgagagtttgagatttttactttttaccataaatttttactttttcacaccaataaaatattaaaatactatttatcaatcatatcaaacaCAAATTCGACAGAAATTACACGACAAGAAATGACATTGGTTAAAAgtgatataaaaatatatatatttttagtaaTTTGATATAATATAGTTTCTTCTCTacttgtgtgtgtgtatatatatagtattataataattattatatttaatataagttgttaaaagaaaataattatgaATACAAAATATTGGAATTTCGTAGGAATGAAATAAGGGTGTTCATCTTTCGGTTCAATTcattttttggttttttattttgattttttcggCTTTCGATTTTAGAAATATATAATCTGATATACAAACTATTTTTTTCGGTTTGGTTCGGTTTTCTGATAAAATAGTTCGGTTATTTCAATTggttaattatgttttgatacaattatttaaatcaataatataaatatattataaaataaaatgtattatCTTTTTACATGATTTCTCAgtaaaacattaaatataaaatctgaaagaattaaataatcaacaatcaactaaaaattgttcaaaataattcttcattcactaaatatcatataaaaaatgtacaatataaataaaattattaaattaatgaaattttgattttttcggTCGGTtcgattttgatatatataattcGAAACCGAAATATTTATGTTCGAATTAAAAATTCGATCGGTTCGTTGTTTGGTTTTTTGGTTtggaattttgattttttcggttttatccgaagtttgaacactccaaaaataaaacataaaaatgaaGCAAATAATAGTAACTTTAAGGGTTGTGTGAGCGCAAAGTTTCAAGACTTATACTTCTTTATGAAAGATTTAAGGGGAATAAATGCAATATAGTTTCAAGACTTATACTTCTTTATGAAAGATTTAAGGGGAATAAATGCAATATTTTTTGcctgaaaaaatttaaaattacccAACTTTTTATTTGTAAATCAAGTGGCCGCCATTCATTCTCTAGCACCACCAAACTTGCTCactttacacacacacacacacacacacacaaacactctatCCCAAAAACATCTCTAGGAAAAAAATAGCAAGAAAAAGAGGAAAATAAAGGGttcttttaatttttccaaTCAAAAAGATAAACTCAATTATAATATACTTCACAAGTGGGGGATtacaatttcaaaatttcaactTGTTTTCAATAACATGGGAAGGTCTCCTTTTTGTGAGAAAGCTCACACAAACAAAGGTGCATGCATGGACTAAAGAAGAAGACCATCAGCTCATAGCTTACATAGGATTTATAAAGGATAAAAATGTGTAGAATTACATATAAACTCAAAGGCCAACATTCAAGAACTCACTAGCAGCAAGTGACATACTGATCCACTCTCTCCCTTTCATGTTCCTCTCACTCAATATTTGAGACACTTGTGGACCTACAACACTTTCACATTGACTGACCAATCTATCACATTGAGATATGTAAAACAACATGCTTCTATAATCTCCTTTACCAAATGCCGAGGCCGCGTTCTCGAGTTCGTATGTCAATACCTCGTAGTTATCTTCACAACTCAGATAACGATTTTGTATGTCCTTATCGGTCTCACGAGCTTTCAATATATGTATGACTGTATGTGTGCTTTCTATCAATGATATAGATTCGCTTAGAACTATATAGCACAATCCTTTCATATCCATACTTGGAGAGTAGACGCGATCATGAAAAAAATGATGGCACATTCCAAAATCAAATGCTCGGCTACAAATTTGATTAATCAATTCCTCTGAATCGCATGAGGATGGACGAATCAAAACAGAGAGCACCACCACAATGGAGAGGAAGGTAAATGAGCTTAGTATAGAAGCcattttgcaaattttcttgaccttttcttttttcctttgtCTCTAGTTTTCTTTTGAGAATTTGTCACATATAAAGGAATTGACATACACATTCTCTCACCGTAATCTTGAAAATATAACATAATTTTCACcacaaataaaattataaaatctgGTCCAAAATTAAATTATAGAAAGTTGGGTAATATGGTATTTTTTTgggtcaaaaatattttattttcacctTTTGATGCTTTAAAGAATCATAAACAATTTTTAATATGATctcttttgatttttgaatcTCATCACATTTTTTTATGAATCATATTTCTCTCTTTCCATATAAGAACCAGAAGTTCTAATGTATTGTTAATTCAAATAgcatatttaatcaaataaatatacattttatgataaaaattgaTATTGTGAACAAGAATTGGACAaatcgaatttttttaaaagtgatATAAATATATGTACTTTCTACTAATTGGATATAATATACTTTCTTCTctacttttatatatatgtatattatatttaatataagtCATTAAAAGAGAATAATcatgaatataaaatataggaaTTTCCTCCAAATGAAACATAAAAATGAAGCGAATAATAGTAAAAGGTTGTGTGTCAACCAACTTTCTATTTGTAAAAAAGTTGAGTGAATTACCTTCGATAAAGTCAAAATCACAAAATAAAATCCAAATTGGGATTTGGatcctctgctgtgactgaaaACACAATACATGATGTTGTGCACTTTTTACACGAGATTATCAATTGATCATCTGATGGACCTCACATAGTGCcagataaatttgaaaaattgtcTGACGTACGTGTAAAAAGATCACAACACAGGTTCAAGCACAGCAGTCAGCAGATGATCCAAATCCTCCAAATTGGATTAGCACCAATGCCGCATGCGTCGTAGCTCGCTTTACGTATGGAATTAGCATGATCTGACGATCAAATTCTTCGTGAGCTTCGATTTGGAAGGTCTACAATGTTGTCCACCAATAGTGGGTATGGAGGATGAGGAAAGAAGATCAGACTCAGGTAGAGATTACTAGGTTGGTAGACAAAGGAAGAAAAGGtgaaaataatatgcaaaatggCTTCTATACTAAGCTCATTTGCGTTCCTCTCCCTTGTGGTGGTGCTTTCTGTTTTGACTCAGTCCATCCTCAAGCGATACAGAAGCATCGGTCGATCaaatttgtattcaagctcaagATTATGGAATTTGTCATCGTTTTTTTTATAATCGCGTCAACTCTTCAACTATGAATATTACAAAATTGTGTCATATAATTCTCGACGAATCTTTATCATCGATAGAAAATACACAGACATTCATACAAAGATTGAAAGCTCGCAAACATGACAAGATCATACAAAATCTTTATTATTTGTGAAAGTGCATATGGAGAACCAGATGGATTGGGAGGGACtcataaagaaaaaaaaatcaatcaaacaaATGACTAAAACAAAATATATTGTTATAAATGATtgtcaaaaattaaaataatatcgaCGAGGTTAATGGTTGAGAcacaattattaaatatttttcttctttaaaGCTTCAAAAGgtaaaaatgtaatattttttactaAATAAATGTCATATTgccaaaatttataattataaaataattaagtgaaTTACCTTCAATCCAGTAAAATCACAAAATGAAATCCAAATTGGATGAGCACCAACACATAGATATTACCAATCTTGCAAAATTGAATTCAAGATCGTGAAATCAAATATGCAAATTAATTGCTTAAATCTTTTTGTGTACCGAGcagatttta from the Primulina tabacum isolate GXHZ01 chromosome 16, ASM2559414v2, whole genome shotgun sequence genome contains:
- the LOC142529820 gene encoding ubiquitin receptor RAD23b-like isoform X1, coding for MKLTVKTLKGSHFQISVQPNETIMAVKKSIEDVQGKDNYPFGQQLLIHNGKVLKDESTLADNKISEDGFLVVMLSKGKTLGSSGSTSAQLLQLHQLLILLLLLKLHHQRSPLRLQDYLMFPQQQSMMSLICDLEDPTGTYTQNASSLITGNNLEHTVQQIMDMGGGCWDKETVMRALRAAYYNPERAVDYLYSGIPESTEVPVPSSQSAMNSVAATAAAQAAPVSGAPNSSPLNLFPQGTISGPADAGHGSLDFLRNNPQFQALRSMVHSNPQILQQVLQELGKQNLPLLRLIQENHQEFLRLVNEPVDDSDGDMFDQGEQEMPHAVSVTPAEQEAIERMEAMGFDRASVIEAFLACDRNEELAVNYLLENAGDFED
- the LOC142529820 gene encoding ubiquitin receptor RAD23b-like isoform X2; this encodes MKLTVKTLKGSHFQISVQPNETIMAVKKSIEDVQGKDNYPFGQQLLIHNGKVLKDESTLADNKISEDGFLVVMLSKGKTLGSSGSTSAQPALAAAPASNPTSATEAPPPTQPPTVAGLSYVSPTAKDPTGTYTQNASSLITGNNLEHTVQQIMDMGGGCWDKETVMRALRAAYYNPERAVDYLYSGIPESTEVPVPSSQSAMNSVAATAAAQAAPVSGAPNSSPLNLFPQGTISGPADAGHGSLDFLRNNPQFQALRSMVHSNPQILQQVLQELGKQNLPLLRLIQENHQEFLRLVNEPVDDSDGDMFDQGEQEMPHAVSVTPAEQEAIERMEAMGFDRASVIEAFLACDRNEELAVNYLLENAGDFED